In the genome of Takifugu rubripes chromosome 18, fTakRub1.2, whole genome shotgun sequence, one region contains:
- the mdm1 gene encoding nuclear protein MDM1 isoform X4, with product MTVGFKSEYQKSFRVPRPTNASPHRSLPSAGLRSDHMGASREPCLQRRRRLVGPGGSCRTLLAPTDPGPTQASRIAPSKEHSKGSSLHRKDPKPATSSGGPPVPQTPPVPRPNAEPEQEPLVGLNPKPESGHHSVGEPQPASKPAAEPAEKSANMSNTLHSPQRHPPDGQQPSANQVLRWKAGLTSGDHRSGGHTSEYHQQFGSKKLGAAASPILTADQVLHSSRRAVPPFKNSEVRMETEYRQSYKDHIPPAKPRLHKHLEAQRVPLFHMHMKREGSKKKPRLQKNDPSQQRNKATHPPQVQRLHRKSTEYQSSFRSPLYRIQEEGGATDGDASQVVALRRLACSYRRRAWGVNFCREHLNQLQSEHTVLWEPAETTASDPSTPPPATDRHRGVEALHLPLNSSESTETHREALNDALAEAGEEEDTDEEEEGRLPTPRLKMLPVQRTHHDLTTPATGGAMLVGKLKCDGDSPAKQVLWV from the exons ATGACCGTCGGTTTTAAG AGTGAATATCAGAAGAGTTTCCGAGTTCCTCGTCCCACAAACGCGTCTCCTCACCGCAGCCTTCCATCAGCCGGTTTACGGTCCGATCACATGG gTGCGAGCAGGGAGCCATGTCTGCAGCGTCGGAGGAGACTCGTTGGGCCTGGTGGGTCCTGCAGAACCCTGCTGGCTCCTACAGACCCTGGACCCACTCAGGCATCTAGAATAGCGCCATCTAAAG AACACTCAAAAGGAAGCTCCCTCCACAGGAAGGACCCGAAACCTGCAACATCTTCTGGAGGACCACCAGTCCCACAGACTCCTCCAGTACCTCGGCCTAATGCAGAACCAGAACAAGAACCTCTAGTGGGCCTGAACCCTAAACCAGAATCTGGACATCATTCAGTGGGAGAGCCGCAACCTGCATCTAAGCCtgctgcagaacctgctgagaAGTCTG CAAACATGTCCAACACTTTGCACAGCCCACAGCGCCACCCACCTGATGGACAGCAGCCCTCAGCCAATCAA GTTCTGAGGTGGAAGGCAGGGCTTACCTCAGGTGATCACAGGTCAGGAGGTCACACGTCAGAGTACCACCAACAGTTTGGCAGCAAGAAACTCGGAGCTGCTGCCTCACCAATTCTGACTGCAGATCAG gtgctgcactCCAGCCGTAGAGCTGTGCCTCCATTCAAGAACAGCGAAGTTCGCATGGAAACAGAGTACAGGCAGAGCTACAAGGACCACATCCCACCCGCCAAACCCCGCCTCCACAAACACCTGGAAGCTCAGAGGGTTCCACTATTTCACATGCACATG aagagggaggggtCAAAGAAGAAGCCTCGCCTTCAGAAGAATGACCCTTCACAGCAGAGAAATAAAGCCACGCACCCTCCTCAGGTGCAGAGGCTGCACAG GAAGTCGACAGAGTATCAGTCCAGCTTTCGCTCTCCTCTCTACAGGATCCAGGAGGAGGGCGGAGCCACAGACGGCGACGCCTCTCAG GTGGTGGCGTTGAGGCGGCTGGCGTGCTCTTATCGCCGTCGAGCGTGGGGGGTGAACTTCTGCAGGGAGCACCTGAACCAGCTCCAGTCGGAACACACTGTTCTGTGGGAGCCTGCTGAGACCACTGCCTCGGACCCGTCCACCCCACCGCCGGCCACAGACCGCCACCGTGGTGTGGAGGCACTTCACCTGCCGCT AAACTCGTCCGAGTCTACCGAAACCCACAGGGAGGCGCTGAACGACGCCCTGGCTGAAGctggtgaagaggaggacacAGACGA ggaagaggaggggaggttaCCGACACCAAGGCTGAAGATGCTACCTGTTCAAAGGACTCACCATGACCTCACAACACCAGCAACGG GAGGCGCTATGCTAGTGGGAAAACTCAAATGTGATGGAGACAGTCCAGCCAAACAg GTGCTCTGGGTCTGA
- the mdm1 gene encoding nuclear protein MDM1 isoform X2: MTVGFKSEYQKSFRVPRPTNASPHRSLPSAGLRSDHMGASREPCLQRRRRLVGPGGSCRTLLAPTDPGPTQASRIAPSKEHSKGSSLHRKDPKPATSSGGPPVPQTPPVPRPNAEPEQEPLVGLNPKPESGHHSVGEPQPASKPAAEPAEKSANMSNTLHSPQRHPPDGQQPSANQVLRWKAGLTSGDHRSGGHTSEYHQQFGSKKLGAAASPILTADQVLHSSRRAVPPFKNSEVRMETEYRQSYKDHIPPAKPRLHKHLEAQRVPLFHMHMREGSKKKPRLQKNDPSQQRNKATHPPQVQRLHRKSTEYQSSFRSPLYRIQEEGGATDGDASQVVALRRLACSYRRRAWGVNFCREHLNQLQSEHTVLWEPAETTASDPSTPPPATDRHRGVEALHLPLNSSESTETHREALNDALAEAGEEEDTDEEEEGRLPTPRLKMLPVQRTHHDLTTPATGGAMLVGKLKCDGDSPAKQGHVSVVSVATGAGPLPNTAITGEEGGPEVAATHVTPHLPSPIHNPAKLTEVKPQSPKPPPVLLPPPPAFAPPPHCIQGSLRMADFQHNGALGLRSREPHCPGGGCGTDSDDRLSVMSWRSAASCSEASAVLERAQRRRDEFWGRDEPHRPAESR, encoded by the exons ATGACCGTCGGTTTTAAG AGTGAATATCAGAAGAGTTTCCGAGTTCCTCGTCCCACAAACGCGTCTCCTCACCGCAGCCTTCCATCAGCCGGTTTACGGTCCGATCACATGG gTGCGAGCAGGGAGCCATGTCTGCAGCGTCGGAGGAGACTCGTTGGGCCTGGTGGGTCCTGCAGAACCCTGCTGGCTCCTACAGACCCTGGACCCACTCAGGCATCTAGAATAGCGCCATCTAAAG AACACTCAAAAGGAAGCTCCCTCCACAGGAAGGACCCGAAACCTGCAACATCTTCTGGAGGACCACCAGTCCCACAGACTCCTCCAGTACCTCGGCCTAATGCAGAACCAGAACAAGAACCTCTAGTGGGCCTGAACCCTAAACCAGAATCTGGACATCATTCAGTGGGAGAGCCGCAACCTGCATCTAAGCCtgctgcagaacctgctgagaAGTCTG CAAACATGTCCAACACTTTGCACAGCCCACAGCGCCACCCACCTGATGGACAGCAGCCCTCAGCCAATCAA GTTCTGAGGTGGAAGGCAGGGCTTACCTCAGGTGATCACAGGTCAGGAGGTCACACGTCAGAGTACCACCAACAGTTTGGCAGCAAGAAACTCGGAGCTGCTGCCTCACCAATTCTGACTGCAGATCAG gtgctgcactCCAGCCGTAGAGCTGTGCCTCCATTCAAGAACAGCGAAGTTCGCATGGAAACAGAGTACAGGCAGAGCTACAAGGACCACATCCCACCCGCCAAACCCCGCCTCCACAAACACCTGGAAGCTCAGAGGGTTCCACTATTTCACATGCACATG agggaggggtCAAAGAAGAAGCCTCGCCTTCAGAAGAATGACCCTTCACAGCAGAGAAATAAAGCCACGCACCCTCCTCAGGTGCAGAGGCTGCACAG GAAGTCGACAGAGTATCAGTCCAGCTTTCGCTCTCCTCTCTACAGGATCCAGGAGGAGGGCGGAGCCACAGACGGCGACGCCTCTCAG GTGGTGGCGTTGAGGCGGCTGGCGTGCTCTTATCGCCGTCGAGCGTGGGGGGTGAACTTCTGCAGGGAGCACCTGAACCAGCTCCAGTCGGAACACACTGTTCTGTGGGAGCCTGCTGAGACCACTGCCTCGGACCCGTCCACCCCACCGCCGGCCACAGACCGCCACCGTGGTGTGGAGGCACTTCACCTGCCGCT AAACTCGTCCGAGTCTACCGAAACCCACAGGGAGGCGCTGAACGACGCCCTGGCTGAAGctggtgaagaggaggacacAGACGA ggaagaggaggggaggttaCCGACACCAAGGCTGAAGATGCTACCTGTTCAAAGGACTCACCATGACCTCACAACACCAGCAACGG GAGGCGCTATGCTAGTGGGAAAACTCAAATGTGATGGAGACAGTCCAGCCAAACAg GGGCATGTTTCAGTTGTTTCCGTAGCAACAGGGGCAGGACCTCTGCCGAACACGGCCATCACAGGTGAAGAGGGAGGTCCAGAAGTGGCCGCCACCCACGTGacccctcacctcccctcccccatccatAATCCAGCTAAATTGACAGAGGTAAAGCCACAGTCACCTAAGCCACCGCCAGTGCTGCTCCCGCCCCCCCCTGCGTTCGCCCCGCCCCCACACTGCATCCAGGGATCTTTGAGGATGGCCGACTTCCAGCATAACG GTGCTCTGGGTCTGAGGTCCAGGGAGCCACACTGTCCAGGCGGAGGCTGTGGCACTGACTCAG ACGACCGACTGTCGGTGATGTCATGGCGatcagctgcttcctgctcagAGGCCTCAGCCGTTCTGGAGCGCGCTCAGAGAAGACGAGACGAGTTCTGGGGAAGAGATGAGCCGCACCGACCCGCCGAGAGCCGATAA
- the il22 gene encoding interleukin-22, whose amino-acid sequence MLASTLRCSRCPAVALLALSLLIGWSEQAAVQHLHRVLSPPLVDEDTYVAVDEVAKQAQREQDDPSVRLLPNIKPNQETRDLEICCIHANILDFYLNNVLPHHSSNNAHAHRLQTDLSRISQDLETHGCSINRYRDHQHAEEFSRRFFALDGRHRLNKALGEIDILFSYLQDYCIQTNVTVA is encoded by the exons ATGCTCGCCTCCACACTCCGCTGCTCCCGCTGTCCGGCCGTCGCCCTGCTCGCCCTCTCactcctgattggctggagcGAGCAGGCGGCGGTGCAGCATCTCCACAGGGTGCTCAGCCCGCCGCTGGTGGATGAGGACACGTACGTGGCGGTCGACGAGGTGGCCAAACAG GCTCAGCGGGAGCAGGATGACCCCAGCGTCCGTCTGCTGCCCAACATCAAGCCAAATCAG GAGACACGAGACTTGGAGATCTGCTGCATCCACGCCAACATCCTCGACTTCTACCTGAACAACGTGCTGCCtcatcacagcagcaacaatgCGCACGCGCACAGACTGCAGACCGACCTGAGCCGGATCAGCCAGGACCTGGAGACGCACGGCTGC AGCATTAATCGGTACCGAGACCATCAGCACGCAGAGGAGTTCAGTCGGAGGTTCTTCGCG CTGGACGGCCGACACCGTTTGAACAAAGCTTTGGGCGAGATTGACATCCTGTTCTCGTACCTGCAGGATTACTGCATCCAGACCAACGTTACCGTGGCCTGA
- the mdm1 gene encoding nuclear protein MDM1 isoform X3 — protein sequence MTVGFKSEYQKSFRVPRPTNASPHRSLPSAGLRSDHMGASREPCLQRRRRLVGPGGSCRTLLAPTDPGPTQASRIAPSKEHSKGSSLHRKDPKPATSSGGPPVPQTPPVPRPNAEPEQEPLVGLNPKPESGHHSVGEPQPASKPAAEPAEKSANMSNTLHSPQRHPPDGQQPSANQVLRWKAGLTSGDHRSGGHTSEYHQQFGSKKLGAAASPILTADQVLHSSRRAVPPFKNSEVRMETEYRQSYKDHIPPAKPRLHKHLEAQRVPLFHMHMKREGSKKKPRLQKNDPSQQRNKATHPPQVQRLHRIQEEGGATDGDASQVVALRRLACSYRRRAWGVNFCREHLNQLQSEHTVLWEPAETTASDPSTPPPATDRHRGVEALHLPLNSSESTETHREALNDALAEAGEEEDTDEEEEGRLPTPRLKMLPVQRTHHDLTTPATGGAMLVGKLKCDGDSPAKQGHVSVVSVATGAGPLPNTAITGEEGGPEVAATHVTPHLPSPIHNPAKLTEVKPQSPKPPPVLLPPPPAFAPPPHCIQGSLRMADFQHNGALGLRSREPHCPGGGCGTDSDDRLSVMSWRSAASCSEASAVLERAQRRRDEFWGRDEPHRPAESR from the exons ATGACCGTCGGTTTTAAG AGTGAATATCAGAAGAGTTTCCGAGTTCCTCGTCCCACAAACGCGTCTCCTCACCGCAGCCTTCCATCAGCCGGTTTACGGTCCGATCACATGG gTGCGAGCAGGGAGCCATGTCTGCAGCGTCGGAGGAGACTCGTTGGGCCTGGTGGGTCCTGCAGAACCCTGCTGGCTCCTACAGACCCTGGACCCACTCAGGCATCTAGAATAGCGCCATCTAAAG AACACTCAAAAGGAAGCTCCCTCCACAGGAAGGACCCGAAACCTGCAACATCTTCTGGAGGACCACCAGTCCCACAGACTCCTCCAGTACCTCGGCCTAATGCAGAACCAGAACAAGAACCTCTAGTGGGCCTGAACCCTAAACCAGAATCTGGACATCATTCAGTGGGAGAGCCGCAACCTGCATCTAAGCCtgctgcagaacctgctgagaAGTCTG CAAACATGTCCAACACTTTGCACAGCCCACAGCGCCACCCACCTGATGGACAGCAGCCCTCAGCCAATCAA GTTCTGAGGTGGAAGGCAGGGCTTACCTCAGGTGATCACAGGTCAGGAGGTCACACGTCAGAGTACCACCAACAGTTTGGCAGCAAGAAACTCGGAGCTGCTGCCTCACCAATTCTGACTGCAGATCAG gtgctgcactCCAGCCGTAGAGCTGTGCCTCCATTCAAGAACAGCGAAGTTCGCATGGAAACAGAGTACAGGCAGAGCTACAAGGACCACATCCCACCCGCCAAACCCCGCCTCCACAAACACCTGGAAGCTCAGAGGGTTCCACTATTTCACATGCACATG aagagggaggggtCAAAGAAGAAGCCTCGCCTTCAGAAGAATGACCCTTCACAGCAGAGAAATAAAGCCACGCACCCTCCTCAGGTGCAGAGGCTGCACAG GATCCAGGAGGAGGGCGGAGCCACAGACGGCGACGCCTCTCAG GTGGTGGCGTTGAGGCGGCTGGCGTGCTCTTATCGCCGTCGAGCGTGGGGGGTGAACTTCTGCAGGGAGCACCTGAACCAGCTCCAGTCGGAACACACTGTTCTGTGGGAGCCTGCTGAGACCACTGCCTCGGACCCGTCCACCCCACCGCCGGCCACAGACCGCCACCGTGGTGTGGAGGCACTTCACCTGCCGCT AAACTCGTCCGAGTCTACCGAAACCCACAGGGAGGCGCTGAACGACGCCCTGGCTGAAGctggtgaagaggaggacacAGACGA ggaagaggaggggaggttaCCGACACCAAGGCTGAAGATGCTACCTGTTCAAAGGACTCACCATGACCTCACAACACCAGCAACGG GAGGCGCTATGCTAGTGGGAAAACTCAAATGTGATGGAGACAGTCCAGCCAAACAg GGGCATGTTTCAGTTGTTTCCGTAGCAACAGGGGCAGGACCTCTGCCGAACACGGCCATCACAGGTGAAGAGGGAGGTCCAGAAGTGGCCGCCACCCACGTGacccctcacctcccctcccccatccatAATCCAGCTAAATTGACAGAGGTAAAGCCACAGTCACCTAAGCCACCGCCAGTGCTGCTCCCGCCCCCCCCTGCGTTCGCCCCGCCCCCACACTGCATCCAGGGATCTTTGAGGATGGCCGACTTCCAGCATAACG GTGCTCTGGGTCTGAGGTCCAGGGAGCCACACTGTCCAGGCGGAGGCTGTGGCACTGACTCAG ACGACCGACTGTCGGTGATGTCATGGCGatcagctgcttcctgctcagAGGCCTCAGCCGTTCTGGAGCGCGCTCAGAGAAGACGAGACGAGTTCTGGGGAAGAGATGAGCCGCACCGACCCGCCGAGAGCCGATAA
- the mdm1 gene encoding nuclear protein MDM1 isoform X1 — translation MTVGFKSEYQKSFRVPRPTNASPHRSLPSAGLRSDHMGASREPCLQRRRRLVGPGGSCRTLLAPTDPGPTQASRIAPSKEHSKGSSLHRKDPKPATSSGGPPVPQTPPVPRPNAEPEQEPLVGLNPKPESGHHSVGEPQPASKPAAEPAEKSANMSNTLHSPQRHPPDGQQPSANQVLRWKAGLTSGDHRSGGHTSEYHQQFGSKKLGAAASPILTADQVLHSSRRAVPPFKNSEVRMETEYRQSYKDHIPPAKPRLHKHLEAQRVPLFHMHMKREGSKKKPRLQKNDPSQQRNKATHPPQVQRLHRKSTEYQSSFRSPLYRIQEEGGATDGDASQVVALRRLACSYRRRAWGVNFCREHLNQLQSEHTVLWEPAETTASDPSTPPPATDRHRGVEALHLPLNSSESTETHREALNDALAEAGEEEDTDEEEEGRLPTPRLKMLPVQRTHHDLTTPATGGAMLVGKLKCDGDSPAKQGHVSVVSVATGAGPLPNTAITGEEGGPEVAATHVTPHLPSPIHNPAKLTEVKPQSPKPPPVLLPPPPAFAPPPHCIQGSLRMADFQHNGALGLRSREPHCPGGGCGTDSDDRLSVMSWRSAASCSEASAVLERAQRRRDEFWGRDEPHRPAESR, via the exons ATGACCGTCGGTTTTAAG AGTGAATATCAGAAGAGTTTCCGAGTTCCTCGTCCCACAAACGCGTCTCCTCACCGCAGCCTTCCATCAGCCGGTTTACGGTCCGATCACATGG gTGCGAGCAGGGAGCCATGTCTGCAGCGTCGGAGGAGACTCGTTGGGCCTGGTGGGTCCTGCAGAACCCTGCTGGCTCCTACAGACCCTGGACCCACTCAGGCATCTAGAATAGCGCCATCTAAAG AACACTCAAAAGGAAGCTCCCTCCACAGGAAGGACCCGAAACCTGCAACATCTTCTGGAGGACCACCAGTCCCACAGACTCCTCCAGTACCTCGGCCTAATGCAGAACCAGAACAAGAACCTCTAGTGGGCCTGAACCCTAAACCAGAATCTGGACATCATTCAGTGGGAGAGCCGCAACCTGCATCTAAGCCtgctgcagaacctgctgagaAGTCTG CAAACATGTCCAACACTTTGCACAGCCCACAGCGCCACCCACCTGATGGACAGCAGCCCTCAGCCAATCAA GTTCTGAGGTGGAAGGCAGGGCTTACCTCAGGTGATCACAGGTCAGGAGGTCACACGTCAGAGTACCACCAACAGTTTGGCAGCAAGAAACTCGGAGCTGCTGCCTCACCAATTCTGACTGCAGATCAG gtgctgcactCCAGCCGTAGAGCTGTGCCTCCATTCAAGAACAGCGAAGTTCGCATGGAAACAGAGTACAGGCAGAGCTACAAGGACCACATCCCACCCGCCAAACCCCGCCTCCACAAACACCTGGAAGCTCAGAGGGTTCCACTATTTCACATGCACATG aagagggaggggtCAAAGAAGAAGCCTCGCCTTCAGAAGAATGACCCTTCACAGCAGAGAAATAAAGCCACGCACCCTCCTCAGGTGCAGAGGCTGCACAG GAAGTCGACAGAGTATCAGTCCAGCTTTCGCTCTCCTCTCTACAGGATCCAGGAGGAGGGCGGAGCCACAGACGGCGACGCCTCTCAG GTGGTGGCGTTGAGGCGGCTGGCGTGCTCTTATCGCCGTCGAGCGTGGGGGGTGAACTTCTGCAGGGAGCACCTGAACCAGCTCCAGTCGGAACACACTGTTCTGTGGGAGCCTGCTGAGACCACTGCCTCGGACCCGTCCACCCCACCGCCGGCCACAGACCGCCACCGTGGTGTGGAGGCACTTCACCTGCCGCT AAACTCGTCCGAGTCTACCGAAACCCACAGGGAGGCGCTGAACGACGCCCTGGCTGAAGctggtgaagaggaggacacAGACGA ggaagaggaggggaggttaCCGACACCAAGGCTGAAGATGCTACCTGTTCAAAGGACTCACCATGACCTCACAACACCAGCAACGG GAGGCGCTATGCTAGTGGGAAAACTCAAATGTGATGGAGACAGTCCAGCCAAACAg GGGCATGTTTCAGTTGTTTCCGTAGCAACAGGGGCAGGACCTCTGCCGAACACGGCCATCACAGGTGAAGAGGGAGGTCCAGAAGTGGCCGCCACCCACGTGacccctcacctcccctcccccatccatAATCCAGCTAAATTGACAGAGGTAAAGCCACAGTCACCTAAGCCACCGCCAGTGCTGCTCCCGCCCCCCCCTGCGTTCGCCCCGCCCCCACACTGCATCCAGGGATCTTTGAGGATGGCCGACTTCCAGCATAACG GTGCTCTGGGTCTGAGGTCCAGGGAGCCACACTGTCCAGGCGGAGGCTGTGGCACTGACTCAG ACGACCGACTGTCGGTGATGTCATGGCGatcagctgcttcctgctcagAGGCCTCAGCCGTTCTGGAGCGCGCTCAGAGAAGACGAGACGAGTTCTGGGGAAGAGATGAGCCGCACCGACCCGCCGAGAGCCGATAA